In the Choloepus didactylus isolate mChoDid1 chromosome 5, mChoDid1.pri, whole genome shotgun sequence genome, one interval contains:
- the FIGNL1 gene encoding fidgetin-like protein 1, giving the protein MQASSSRSVHLSEWQKNYFAITSGICTSGQKADAYRAQILRIQYAWANSEISQVCATKLFRKYAEKYSAIIDSDNVETGLNNYAENILTLAKSQQTDSGKWQSGLTINNVFKMSNVQEMMQAGKKFKDSLLAPADASIIIHKEAIVSDFPKVSVCDGSRESDISTNSTHTEKTQDAPENKPSRCLQNAQPPMVTNTFKTCPTLSAPFGESAPAKFHTTPLFGHVKNHSSPKANIGLNMFLPNVSSFPSGCENPGERKAFYGASTSSIDSLSNPILNKAFSKTEANGHREESSLPTFKTAKEQLWVDQQKKYHQPQRAPGPSYGGVKKSLGAGRSRGIFGKFIPPVPKQDGEDQNGGMQYKPYGAGPAEPAPPVDERLKNLEPKMIELIMNEIMDHGPPVNWEDIAGIEFAKATIKEIVVWPMMRPDIFTGLRGPPKGILLFGPPGTGKTLIGKCIASQSGATFFSISASSLTSKWVGEGEKMVRALFAVARCQQPAVIFIDEIDSLLSQRGDGEHESSRRIKTEFLVQLDGATTSSEDRILVVGATNRPQEIDEAARRRLVKRLYIPLPEASARKQIVVNLMSKEQCCLSGEEIELVVQQSDGFSGADMTQLCREASLGPIRSLQSADIATITPDQVRPIAYIDFENAFRTVRPSVSPKDLELYENWNKTFGCGK; this is encoded by the coding sequence ATGCAGGCTTCCAGCTCTAGGTCTGTGCACCTGAGTGAATGGCAGAAGAATTACTTTGCAATTACGTCTGGCATATGTACATCAGGACAAAAGGCAGATGCATACCGTGCACAGATATTACGTATTCAGTATGCATGGGCAAACTCTGAGATCTCCCAGGTCTGTGCTACCAAACTGTTCAGAAAATATGCAGAGAAATATTCTGCCATTATTGATTCTGACAATGTTGAAACTGGCTTGAATAACTATGCAGAGAACATTTTAACTTTGGCAAAATCTCAGCAAACTGACAGTGGCAAGTGGCAGTCTGGATTGACAataaataatgtcttcaaaatgaGTAATGTACAAGAGATGATGCAAGCTGGCAAAAAATTTAAAGACTCTTTATTGGCACCTGCTGATGCGTCAATAATAATTCACAAGGAGGCCATTGTTTCTGATTTTCCCAAAGTTAGTGTTTGTGATGGTTCTAGAGAGAGTGACATATCGACTAACTCAACTCATACAGAGAAGACCCAAGACGCCCCAGAGAACAAACCTTCAAGGTGCCTGCAGAATGCCCAGCCACCCATGGTGACTAACACTTTTAAGACTTGTCCTACGTTGTCAGCACCTTTCGGTGAATCAGCCCCTGCAAAATTCCATACCACGCCATTATTTGGACATGTCAAAAATCACAGCTCTCCAAAAGCCAACATAGGACTGAATATGTTCTTACCTAAtgtgtcttcttttccttctggctgtGAAAATCCAGGGGAAAGGAAAGCTTTCTATGGTGCTAGCACCAGCAGCATTGATTCACTTTCCAATCCAATACTGAATAAGGCTTTTAGTAAAACAGAAGCTAATGGCCACAGGGAGGAGAGCAGCCTGCCTACTTTTAAAACGGCAAAGGAGCAGTTATGGGTGGATCAGCAAAAAAAGTACCACCAACCCCAACGTGCCCCAGGGCCTTCATATGGGGGTGTAAAAAAGTCTCTGGGAGCTGGTAGATCCCGAGGGATATTTGGGAAATTTATTCCTCCAGTACCTAAGCAAGATGGGGAAGATCAGAATGGGGGAATGCAGTATAAGCCTTATGGGGCAGGGCCTGCAGAACCAGCACCTCCTGTTGATGAGCGCCTGAAGAACTTGGAGCCAAAGATGATTGAACTTATTATGAATGAGATTATGGATCATGGACCCCCAGTAAATTGGGAAGATATAGCAGGAATAGAATTTGCCAAAGCCACAATAAAGGAGATAGTAGTGTGGCCCATGATGAGGCCAGATATTTTTACTGGTTTACGGGGACCCCCTAAAGGAATTCTACTCTTTGGTCCTCCTGGAACTGGTAAAACTCTGATTGGCAAGTGCATTGCTAGTCAGTCTGGGGCAACGTTCTTTAGCATTTCTGCTTCATCTTTGACCTCTAAATGGGTAGGTGAGGGGGAGAAAATGGTCCGTGCGTTGTTTGCTGTTGCAAGGTGTCAGCAACCTGCTGTCATATTTATTGATGAAATTGATTCCTTGCTATCTCAACGGGGAGATGGTGAGCATGAATCTTCTCGAAggataaaaactgaatttttagttCAGTTAGATGGAGCAACCACATCCTCTGAAGATCGTATTCTAGTGGTGGGAGCAACCAATCGGCCACAAGAAATTGATGAGGCTGCTCGAAGAAGATTGGTGAAGAGGCTTTATATTCCTCTCCCAGAAGCTTCAGCTAGAAAACAAATAGTAGTCAATCTGATGTCCAAGGAGCAATGTTGCCTTAGCGGAGAGGAGATTGAACTGGTTGTACAGCAATCTGATGGGTTCTCTGGAGCAGACATGACGCAGCTTTGCAGGGAAGCTTCTCTTGGTCCTATTCGCAGCTTACAATCTGCTGACATTGCTACAATAACACCAGATCAAGTTCGACCAATAGCTTATATTGATTTTGAAAATGCCTTTAGGACTGTGCGACCCAGTGTGTCTCCAAAAGATTTAGAGCTTTATGAAAACTGGAACAAAACTTTCGGTTGTGGAAAGTAA